AGGTGCAGCGTCGACTCGGTGACCAGCACGGTGCCCGGGGTCAGCGCGCCGTGCACGATGCCCTTGTGGTGGCAGCGGGTCAGCGCCCGCGCCAGGTTCCAGCCCAGCCAGGTGAACAGCGGGGTCCCGGGCAGCGCCCCGGCCGCGTCGAGCACGGCACGCAGGGTGGGCGCGGGCGGACCACCGCTCAGCGTGTCCAGACGCAGCGCCAGCCACGGCGTGGGGCCCTCCAGGTCGCTGCGCACCACGGCGGGCGCGTACATCCCGTCCATTCGGCGCAGCGCCCGGCGTTCCACGTCGAGCAACTCCCGCGCCACGGGAGAGTCGAAGGAGTGCGACACCCGTAGCAGCACCCGCTGCCCGTCCTCGTCCTCCCCGATGTACGCGGTGGGCTTGCCGCCCGTGCCGTCGCGTTGCAGCAGCGAGTACGGGCCCAGGGTGTGCAGGTCCTGCAGCCGCAGCGGCAGCCACGACGGGGCCGCCTCCAGGCCCGACGGCAGCCGCACCTCCTCGTACTCGGTGGTGCGCGGCGGCGTCGGCGCCATCGGTTTGGCACCCAGGTGGGTGAGGAGACGGTCCTCCAGCCAGGCGAACGGCCGGGTCCCGGGCAGGAGTTCACCCGTCCCGGCGGGATGGGCGAGCCAGGCGGGGAAGTCGGGGGAGCGGCCCACCAGGGTGCGCAGCCGCGCGGTGACCGCCCGGGTGGTGCGCAGCAGATCGATCGGGGACGCGGTGTCGAGCAGGATCTCCTGGGCCTCCCCGGCGAAACCGAACCGGCGGTGCTGGGGCGGCAGCCGCTCGTCGACCGGCTCCACCTGACGCATCAGACCGCCCAGGAACACCTCGGCCAGATGCGCGGTGTCGGCCCGCCACGGCACGGCCGCCTGCACCAGCCGCATCACGGGCACCGTGAGCGGGGACACCGCCGCGAGATGAGCGGCCAGCCGGTAGGCCCCCGGGGACGCGGCGTCCCGGAACCTGAGCACGGCGTCCGCCGCGCCACCGCCCCGGGTGTCGGCCCCGGCCCGTGGCGCCTTTGCCTGCAGCGGCGCCAGCAGGGGCAGCTCCGCGCTGCCGCCCGGCGAGGCCACCAGCCGCGCCCACGCGGCGACCGCCGGGGGATACGGCTCCAGTACGGGGACGGGGACCCCGGGGAACTCGTCACCGAGCCCCGGCGGCAGCAACGGGTCGGCGACCTCCCAGGTGTCGTTCGCCGCGCCGCGCCGCCGGGTCGTCACCAGCCACGGCTCCGAGCGGATGCCCGACCCGTCCCACATGTGGGAGGGCAGCGCGTGCATGATCGCCGTCGGCCCCTGGTGCGCCCAGCGTTCCAGCGCCGCGTGCAGTCGCCCGTCCCGCCAGCAGGCGCCGACGCCGTCGCTGATCACCAGCACCAGCGTGCCGCCCGAGGGGTCGGCGACCGACGCGGGGGAGAGCAGCGGCGCGTGTGGGTCGAAGGGGCGGGAGCGCAGCAGCGGTGCCCCCGCCGACCGGGTGTCCAGGCCGTGCACACGGATGTCGCGGAAGGCGCCGAGGCGTTCCAGCAGGGCGCGCAGTTCCATCGCCAGCCGCCGCCACAGCAGCATCGAGATGCCGTCGTCGATGAGCAGGGTGAGGTCGAGCCAGCGCTGCCGGGCGGGGCGGGTCACCACATCGGGCAGTCCCGTCTCGGCCATGGCCGCCGCCGTCGCCTCCTCGTCGAACTCCCGCTTCAACGGCCCCGGCTGGGGCTGTTTCAGCAGCCGGAGCGCACGGCTGAGGCGCAGTTCGTCCGACCCGAGCGCCTTCTCCTCGGGGACCCGTACGGGCAGCGCGCCCTCGCCGGGCGCGCCACGCAGCCCCGGCGCGGCGAGGTCCGCGAACTCGGGTGCGCTGCGCGCCGCCGCCGCCGCGTGCAGCGCGCCCAGCAGCTGGGCGGGAGGCGGCGGCTGGGTCGGCGTGGCGGGCGCGGGGGAGTCGAGCTCGGCCGGGGCGGGGCCGGCCGTGGAGCGCTCGGCGTCTCCCGCGCCGGCGCCCGGTGGCGGCACGGCGTCCGCGGTCAGCGCGCTCGCGAGCGGCGCCGTGGCTCCCGGGGGAAGCCGCGTCGCCAGCCACAGGGTGTCGAGCAGTTCATGGATCGACAGCTCGTGACCGGCCAGCCGGCCGAGTTTGCTCAACGGGGGCAGGATCGGCGGGGCACCCGTGACGTGCGAGCCGCCGGATTCGCCACCGGCGT
This portion of the Streptomyces mirabilis genome encodes:
- a CDS encoding SAV_2336 N-terminal domain-related protein; the encoded protein is MSKLGRLAGHELSIHELLDTLWLATRLPPGATAPLASALTADAVPPPGAGAGDAERSTAGPAPAELDSPAPATPTQPPPPAQLLGALHAAAAARSAPEFADLAAPGLRGAPGEGALPVRVPEEKALGSDELRLSRALRLLKQPQPGPLKREFDEEATAAAMAETGLPDVVTRPARQRWLDLTLLIDDGISMLLWRRLAMELRALLERLGAFRDIRVHGLDTRSAGAPLLRSRPFDPHAPLLSPASVADPSGGTLVLVISDGVGACWRDGRLHAALERWAHQGPTAIMHALPSHMWDGSGIRSEPWLVTTRRRGAANDTWEVADPLLPPGLGDEFPGVPVPVLEPYPPAVAAWARLVASPGGSAELPLLAPLQAKAPRAGADTRGGGAADAVLRFRDAASPGAYRLAAHLAAVSPLTVPVMRLVQAAVPWRADTAHLAEVFLGGLMRQVEPVDERLPPQHRRFGFAGEAQEILLDTASPIDLLRTTRAVTARLRTLVGRSPDFPAWLAHPAGTGELLPGTRPFAWLEDRLLTHLGAKPMAPTPPRTTEYEEVRLPSGLEAAPSWLPLRLQDLHTLGPYSLLQRDGTGGKPTAYIGEDEDGQRVLLRVSHSFDSPVARELLDVERRALRRMDGMYAPAVVRSDLEGPTPWLALRLDTLSGGPPAPTLRAVLDAAGALPGTPLFTWLGWNLARALTRCHHKGIVHGALTPGTVLVTESTLHLIGWTSARIDGAWSASTPSTPANSPYRAPEVTYWGESRITAGDVYALGSILLQAATGRAWRWYENDTLRRSPQLAQLDETIAELLLRCVEPEPAGRPTAREVADAFGALLPGGVEWEDVEGGTGGDDDGPVAEPETSSDEEDDHEQWMRTIRTPLPEPLRIALVGVKDGVGCTTTTMVLGAVLADQRQERVLAIDADRHTGSQVRIGGRVFRNTLASLSDLAESLHEVRHFEDLQLFLSPHRSGLQVLANDSVSRIASVGQFTDYDFHRVTRTTRDYFDLTLVDSDKFMPTVLRAADRVVIVSRADPAGLTQAQQAMDRLVTLDLPDLVREAVVVLNHSRPAAGWTLDAASIRGLSSRCRGVVMVPRDGHLTMGSTVELSWLTPEAYKAYLRLAALLLGPRPIFP